CCGGCTCCGTCCTGGATGCCCTGTATATTTTGGGCCAAATTTTTAGCGTCCTCAACCAGCTTCTCCACAGACTGGCCGGCTGCCGTGCTGCTGTTTCCAGAAGCATGACCTTGCTTGTCATCGTTTTTGCCAGTAAAAGAAAGATCTGTCAGCCATACATTTAAAGGTATGTTAAGCCCTATATTTTCAAAAATAGACGCCCACCGCGGAGATACGCCAACAGCCTCCTTAATTAAATCTTCGGCCTGCCGCACCTGATTCTGCAGCTGGGCATACTGTTGCAAGGCGGGAAATTTGTTTTCCAGCTCCACGCGCTCCTGCTGCAGCCGGGCCAACTCCGCCTGTACCTGCAACGTGGCCAGCCAAAGGGCGCCGTAAACCACTATAAAAACTGCCAGCACGGCACCGGCCAGCGCCAGCGCAACACGTCTTTTTTGCTGGCGCTCCCTGTGGGCCCGTATTTCCGGGGGCAGTAAATTAATTCTGATATACAACCGCTAATCCTCCAGTCCACGCAGGGCCAGACCGATACAAACGGCAAAGTCCGGCCCATTGTACTGCATATCCACACCCTTACCCCGGGCTGAACCTTTGATATTGACCAGCGGGTCAACAATCTCCACCGGCACCTCTATTTCCGCCTGCAAAAATTCGGGCAGGCCCGCCACTCGCGCGCCCCGGCCGCTGACAATCACCCCATCCACCACCACTGTACCGGTCTGGGACATATAATAACCGATGGAAGAGCGTATTTCATTGGCCAGAGCCAATTCCCATTCGCCTGTGGCTCTGACAGGCCACTGTTCTGTGCCATGGGGTTCCCCGGTCACGGTCAATTTTATATTGGGTATCCCCCCATCTTGCTTGGCCGCAGCCGCCTGGCTCGCTGTTTCCAGCAGCTCGTCCAGCGGCCTGTCCAATTCCCGGGCGTAGGTTTTAAGGGAATGGGGTATTACCCGGGCAAAGCGGGGCACACCACCAGCCACCAGCTGCAGCATAGTGAGCCCGTTGGATATATCCACCAGCAGCAGCGACTCCTCTTCCAGCCGCCGGCCGGGTAGCGTACGCAAAAGAGCCAGTGCGGAGGTGTCCACCACCCGGGGCATTAAGGTCGCCCTTTGCAAGGCCTCCAGGCTTTTGTCCAGCAAATCCCGTCTGGCCGCCACCAGCAGTATTTGCAATTGCGGCCCGTGTTCACCTTCCACTTCACCCAGCACCGAGAAATCAAAAACCAGTTCTTCCAGGGGTATGGGGAAATATTCCCCGGCTTGAAAGCGCAGTGCCCGCTCCAATTTGTTATCGGGTATTTTAGGGAAGTTGGCCAGCCGCATCATCACACCCTGGTTGGATATACCCAGCACCACATCGCGACTGTTAATTCGGAATTTGCCCCATAACTCCTCCAGCGCGCGGGCAACCGCATCAACATCATTGACCACGCCTTCGGACACAGCGTCTTCCGGTATAGCTATTTCCCCCGCTGTCAACAGGGTAGGGGCATGTTTATCGCCACTTAAAGCTACGACCCGGACTACCCCCGTGTCCAGTTCCAAACCCACCGCGCCGGATGTCTTAAAAAATCCCATCGGCAGCCATCAACTCCCTTGTCAGACGTTAAAAACCCGTGGAGGTTATGGCGGTAAAAATAGGCAGGTAGATGGCAATTACCATACCGCCAATAATAGTGCCAACCACGATAAGCAGCACCGGCTCCAAAAGCGAAGTAAGCCCCTTGGTGGTGGTGGCCACTTCTTCTTCATAAAAATCGGCCACCTTGCCCAGTAGCCCGGACAACTCACCGGTTTCCTCACCTATGGCCACCATATTAACCAGCATGGGCGGGAAAAAACCACTTTTTGCAAGCAGCATGGCAATGCCCCGCCCTTCCTGGAGTCCCACCCCGGTTTGCTGCACCGCTTTGGTGATTTGCCTGCTGCCTGTAGCCGGGCCGGCCGTCTCCAACGCCTGTAAAACCGGGATCCCCCCGGCCAGCAGTGTGGACAGAGTACGGGAAAAATTGGCCACCGCCGCCTTCTTGAGCAGATCGCCAAACACAGGCAGCCGGAATTTAACCCGCTCCCACATGTTTTTACCCGCCTCGCTGGCCAGGTAAAAACGCAACCCCAGCACGGCGGCGATAAACAACAATATATGTATATACCAGTAGGCACGCAGGGAATTGCTCATGGCCATGACTATTAAGGTGGGCAGGGGAAGGGAGGTGCCGGGTGGGAAAAACCCAATGAAAATGGGCACCACAAACAACAACATGGCCAGCACGACAAAAAAGGCAAAAAGCACCACGACAGTGGGATAAAAGGTGGCGGCACGTATGTTATCCCGCAGTGTTTTATTACGTTCCAGTTGGTCGGCAAGACGCTTCAGCATTTCTTCCATGGCACCGCCCACTTCCCCGGCCCTGATCATGTCCACGAACATGGGAGAAAACACATTGGGGTACGCCCGCAGCGATTCGGACAAACTCATACCCCCCTCCACATTGCGCGCGATTTCGCCCACTATGCTGCGCAATGCGGGGTTGGTGCTTTGTTCCCTTAAAGTGTATAAACAGCGGGTTAGTGGTATACCGGCTGATATCATGGCCGCTAGCTGGCGGCTGAAAAAAGTTATATCCCTTATTTTTACTTTGCGCTGGCCGCTCAAAACCTTTTTTAAAGGAGATTCGGTAACCTCGGCCATATCAACAACGGTGTAGCCCATTTTACGGAGCCGGCCAATGGCTACCTGCTCATGCTCGGCCTCCAATTTGCCGTGTACCGGTACCCCGGCATTATCAAACGCCTCGTAAGCATACATGGGCATATTATCTTCCTTCCCTCCGTTGTGATCAAAATAACGCCGGAACAATCGCCGGGACCATCAACAATTAAAACGTAAAATTCTGTTGCTTGCGCAACGCCCTTTCCAGTTCCACCTTATCAACGGACCGTTCCAAAGCATTCTCCCTGGTGATGGCACCGGCCAAGCACAGATCGGCCAGGGCCTGGTCCATGGTCTGCATTCCCGCGCCGCGCCCGGTTTGCATGACGGTATATAGCTGGTGTTCTTTGGCCTCCCGGATTAAATTCCGCACCGCGGGATTGGTAAGCAGCAGTTC
The Desulfallas thermosapovorans DSM 6562 DNA segment above includes these coding regions:
- a CDS encoding PilN domain-containing protein, coding for MYIRINLLPPEIRAHRERQQKRRVALALAGAVLAVFIVVYGALWLATLQVQAELARLQQERVELENKFPALQQYAQLQNQVRQAEDLIKEAVGVSPRWASIFENIGLNIPLNVWLTDLSFTGKNDDKQGHASGNSSTAAGQSVEKLVEDAKNLAQNIQGIQDGAGTARPEPRPGGELTIRGYALDYGAVTQWLEQIRQMPELAGVNCQFSSREQLHGEPVIRFEITAQVVTVQNTGDPGPKNSRGG
- the pilM gene encoding type IV pilus biogenesis protein PilM, whose protein sequence is MGFFKTSGAVGLELDTGVVRVVALSGDKHAPTLLTAGEIAIPEDAVSEGVVNDVDAVARALEELWGKFRINSRDVVLGISNQGVMMRLANFPKIPDNKLERALRFQAGEYFPIPLEELVFDFSVLGEVEGEHGPQLQILLVAARRDLLDKSLEALQRATLMPRVVDTSALALLRTLPGRRLEEESLLLVDISNGLTMLQLVAGGVPRFARVIPHSLKTYARELDRPLDELLETASQAAAAKQDGGIPNIKLTVTGEPHGTEQWPVRATGEWELALANEIRSSIGYYMSQTGTVVVDGVIVSGRGARVAGLPEFLQAEIEVPVEIVDPLVNIKGSARGKGVDMQYNGPDFAVCIGLALRGLED
- a CDS encoding type II secretion system F family protein: MPMYAYEAFDNAGVPVHGKLEAEHEQVAIGRLRKMGYTVVDMAEVTESPLKKVLSGQRKVKIRDITFFSRQLAAMISAGIPLTRCLYTLREQSTNPALRSIVGEIARNVEGGMSLSESLRAYPNVFSPMFVDMIRAGEVGGAMEEMLKRLADQLERNKTLRDNIRAATFYPTVVVLFAFFVVLAMLLFVVPIFIGFFPPGTSLPLPTLIVMAMSNSLRAYWYIHILLFIAAVLGLRFYLASEAGKNMWERVKFRLPVFGDLLKKAAVANFSRTLSTLLAGGIPVLQALETAGPATGSRQITKAVQQTGVGLQEGRGIAMLLAKSGFFPPMLVNMVAIGEETGELSGLLGKVADFYEEEVATTTKGLTSLLEPVLLIVVGTIIGGMVIAIYLPIFTAITSTGF